Proteins from one Sarcophilus harrisii chromosome 2, mSarHar1.11, whole genome shotgun sequence genomic window:
- the CILP gene encoding cartilage intermediate layer protein 1, with translation MAVVKMWVVFLLILEVTFAVVSAAGPGMRQMMLSQSVRRVQPGRKNLNNLAKPADPEDSPGEWTTWFNIDHPGGQGDYERLDAIRFYYGDRVCSRPLRLEARTTDWIPVAGTGQRVHSSPHEGFWCINKEQLPGKNCSNYTVRFFCPPGSLRRETERIWSLWSQWSDCSAACGHTGVQTRTRSCMVEMPQLCTEATEEGRLCVSQACPACDMSCTMGQVNADCDACMCEDFVLHGVISLPGGGPATGATVHLLTKTVKPLTQTDSNGRFRIPGLCPDGKTVLKITKAKFAPILLTMPKTNKKMATVSAEFARAELPYIVKNPETKARKTGQSVSFCCKATGKPSPEKYFWYHNNTLLDPSLYKYESNLILKNLQKEQAGEYFCKAQSDAGVVKSQIARLTIIAPNEPSCNPTPESYFIQLPHDCFQNATNSFYYDVGRCPIKTCAGQHDNGLRCKDATESCCGISKMEEREIQCSGYILPTKVATQCRCQKCTETRSIVRGRASAADNGEPMRFGHIYMGNQRISMTGYKGTFTLHVPQDTERLVLTFVDRLQKFVNTTKVLPFNKKGSAVFHEIKMLRKKAPITLESTETNIIPLGEMDGEDPVAELEIPSNSFYRQNGDRYRGKVKASVTFLDPRNISTATATQSDLNFINNEGDTFPLRTYGMFSVDFTDEAASESLNAGKVKVHLDSAQIKMPEHVPAMKLWSLNPDTGLWEEEGDFKFENKRRNKREERTFLVGNMEIRERRLFNLDVPESRRCYIKVRAYRSERFLPSEQVQGVVVSVINLEPKSGFSSNPRAWGRFDSVITGPNGACLPAFCDDRSPDAYSAYVLASLGGEELEAVESSPKFNPNAIGVPQPYLNKLKYRRTDHDDPKVKKTAFQISMAKPRPNTAEESNGPIYAFENLRECEEAPYSAPHFRFYRVEGDRYDYNTVPFNEDDPMSWTEDYLAWWPKPMEFRACYIKVKIVGPVEVNVRSRNMGGTHRQTVGKLYGIRDVRSTRDRDQPNVSSACLEFKCSGMLYDQDRVDRTLVKIIPQGSCHRASVNSMLHEYLVNHLPLAVNNDTSEYTMLAPLDPLGHNYGIYTVTDQDPRTAKEIALGRCFDGTSDGSSRVMKSNVGVALTFNCAERQVGRQSAFQYLQSPPARATAGSLRGRGVGRRQERESQPGQRRQGGPVSLRFPARAQQQQPLTN, from the exons ATGGCAGTAGTGAAGATGTGGGTGGTCTTCCTCCTGATCCTGGAGGTCACCTTCGCAGTGG TGTCCGCTGCAGGCCCCGGGATGAGGCAGATGATGCTTTCCCAGTCTGTTCGGAGAGTGCAGCCAGGGAGGAAGAACCTCAACAATTTGGCCAAGCCTGCTGATCCCGAAGACA GTCCTGGGGAGTGGACAACGTGGTTCAACATCGACCACCCTGGTGGACAGGGTGACTATGAGCGGCTGGATGCCATCCGCTTTTACTATGGGGATCGAGTGTGCTCAAGGCCTCTACGGCTGGAGGCCCGGACCACTGACTGGATCCCTGTGGCTGGAACTGGCCAGAGGGTCCATAGCAGCCCTCATGAGGGTTTCTGGTGCATAAACAAGGAGCAGCTGCCAGGCAAGAACTGCTCCAACTACACTGTCAGATTCTTCTGCCCACCAG GGTCTTTACGCCGAGAGACTGAGAGGATCTGGAGTCTTTGGTCCCAGTGGAGTGACTGCTCAGCCGCCTGTGGTCACACTGGTGTCCAAACCCGAACTCGGAGTTGTATGGTAGAGATGCCGCAGCTCTGCACTGAAGCCACAGAGGAGGGCCGGCTCTGTGTGAGCCAGGCCTGTCCAG ccTGTGACATGTCATGCACCATGGGCCAGGTGAATGCTGATTGTGACGCCTGCATGTGTGAAGATTTCGTACTGCATGGGGTTATTTCTCTCCCTGGCGGTGGCCCCGCCACAGGAGCTACTGTCCATTTGCTGACCAAGACTGTTAAGCCACTGACCCAGACTGACAGTAATGGGAGGTTCCGAATCCCTGGCTTGTGCCCTGATGGCAAAACTGTTCTGAAAATCACCAAAGCCAAGTTTGCACCCATTCTCCTGACAATGCCCAAGACCAACAAGAAGATGGCCACTGTTAGTGCTGAGTTTGCAAGAGCAG AGCTACCTTACATTGTGAAGAATCCAGAGACTAAGGCAAGGAAAACTGGACAGAGTGTGTCTTTCTGCTGTAAAGCCACAGGGAAGCCCAGCCCAGAGAAGTATTTCTG GTACCACAACAACACCTTGCTGGACCCTTCATTATACAAGTATGAGAGTAACCTGATATTGAAAAATCTGCAGAAGGAGCAAGCTGGGGAATATTTCTGCAAAGCCCAAAGTGATGCAGGAGTTGTGAAGTCACAGATTGCTCGGCTGACTATTATAG CGCCAAATGAGCCTTCTTGCAACCCAACGCCGGAGAGTTACTTCATCCAGCTGCCTCATGATTGTTTCCAGAATGCCACAAACTCCTTCTACTATGATGTGGGGAGGTGCCCAATCAAGACATGTGCTGGGCAGCATGACAATGGGCTCAGATGCAAAGATGCTACAGAAAGCTGTTGTGGAATCTCCAAGATGGAAGAGAGGGAGATCCAGTGTAGTGGGTACATACTCCCTACCAAGGTGGCCACACAATGCCGCTGCCAAAAGTGCACAGAGACAAGGAGCATAGTCAGGGGTCGAGCCAGTGCGGCCGACAATGGGGAGCCCATGAGGTTTGGTCACATTTACATGGGGAACCAAAGAATTAGCATGACCGGCTACAAGGGGACCTTCACCCTGCATGTGCCCCAGGACACTGAGAGGCTGGTACTCACCTTTGTGGACCGGCTGCAGAAGTTTGTGAACACCACCAAAGTGCTTCCTTTCAACAAGAAGGGCAGTGCAGTATTCCATGAGATTAAGATGCTCAGGAAGAAAGCACCAATTACCCTGGAGTCTACAGAAACCAACATCATCCCCCTGGGGGAGATGGATGGAGAAGATCCTGTGGCAGAGCTAGAAATCCCTTCCAACAGCTTCTACCGGCAGAATGGGGATCGCTATAGGGGTAAAGTCAAGGCCAGTGTGACTTTCCTGGATCCACGGAACATCTCCACTGCCACAGCCACCCAAAGCGACTTGAATTTCATCAACAATGAAGGAGACACATTCCCGCTCCGGACATATGGCATGTTCTCTGTAGACTTCACAGATGAAGCTGCCTCTGAATCACTTAACGCAGGCAAAGTGAAGGTACACCTTGACTCAGCTCAGATCAAGATGCCTGAACACGTGCCTGCGATGAAACTGTGGTCACTGAACCCTGACACGGGGctgtgggaggaagaaggagatttCAAGTTTGAGAACAAGAGGAGAaacaaaagggaggaaagaaccTTCCTGGTGGGAAACATGGAGATCCGTGAAAGGAGACTCTTCAATCTCGATGTTCCCGAGAGCAGAAGGTGCTACATCAAAGTGAGGGCTTATCGGAGTGAGAGGTTCCTTCCCAGTGAACAGGTCCAAGGGGTGGTGGTCTCTGTAATTAATCTGGAGCCCAAAAGTGGCTTCTCATCCAATCCCAGAGCCTGGGGACGCTTTGACAGTGTCATCACGGGTCCCAACGGCGCCTGCCTGCCGGCCTTCTGTGATGATCGGTCCCCAGACGCCTACTCTGCCTATGTCTTAGCAAGCCTGGGTGGAGAAGAGCTAGAAGCTGTGGAGTCTTCACCCAAATTCAATCCCAATGCCATTGGAGTCCCCCAGCCCTATCTCAACAAGCTCAAGTACAGAAGGACAGATCACGATGATCCCAAAGTCAAGAAAACTGCCTTCCAGATCAGCATGGCCAAACCAAGGCCAAATACAGCGGAGGAGAGCAATGGCCCTATCTATGCCTTTGAGAATCTCCGGGAGTGTGAAGAGGCCCCATACAGTGCCCCCCATTTCAGGTTCTATAGGGTAGAGGGCGATAGATACGATTACAATACTGTCCCCTTCAATGAAGACGACCCCATGAGTTGGACAGAGGACTACCTGGCGTGGTGGCCCAAACCTATGGAGTTCCGGGCGTGCTATATCAAAGTTAAGATTGTGGGGCCTGTGGAAGTAAACGTGAGGTCCCGGAACATGGGGGGCACACATCGGCAGACAGTGGGGAAGCTCTACGGCATCCGGGACGTGAGGAGCACCCGGGACAGAGACCAGCCCAATGTCTCCTCTGCCTGCCTAGAATTCAAATGCAGCGGGATGCTTTATGACCAGGACCGGGTGGATCGCACCCTGGTCAAGATAATTCCCCAGGGCAGCTGTCATCGGGCCAGCGTGAACAGCATGCTGCATGAATACCTGGTCAACCACCTCCCCTTGGCTGTTAACAATGACACCAGCGAATACACCATGCTGGCCCCATTGGACCCTCTTGGGCACAACTACGGTATCTATACCGTCACCGACCAGGACCCCCGGACAGCTAAGGAGATAGCCCTCGGCAGGTGCTTTGATGGCACGTCTGATGGTTCCTCCCGAGTCATGAAGAGCAACGTGGGGGTTGCTCTCACATTTAACTGCGCAGAAAGGCAGGTAGGGCGGCAGAGTGCTTTTCAGTACCTTCAAAGCCCCCCAGCTCGGGCCACGGCAGGCTCCCTCAGAGGAAGAGGGGTTGGGAGGAGGCAGGAGAGGGAGAGTCAGCCTGGACAGCGGCGTCAAGGGGGACCAGTCTCTCTGAGATTTCCTGCAAGggctcaacaacaacaaccactCACCAACTAG